From Scomber scombrus chromosome 9, fScoSco1.1, whole genome shotgun sequence, one genomic window encodes:
- the sowahab gene encoding ankyrin repeat domain-containing protein SOWAHB, with protein MALTQESLLSFLLEHGGKVKNSELVNNFRSQINCSDPAEKQHNRELFKSLVNSVAVVRQIDEVKFVVVKKRYQDFVKEVEHDASQKVQMDDSFSSQNTSFSYTSPNRPESKMLQADMENNNVCCPSLTNGSYCSDAKRMSVGSMQKQRPLSTSSPDTTTVKILNISGDQASRAGKSGPVFAVIAVKSPQRVSAPVTQDGWHSQEPLHETSEKPITPSVPNLNSYFPACMKDALSDSKCWKNRQTDDMQPPSFPQGRPQNKTTKQGDDAKYSESVPLEPLAHEWLVKCAAGLWGQIYVLLLQDTRLAQKKDFMSGFTALHWTAKDGNSEMIHKLMDISGKRGTYININSKAHGGYTPLHIAAIHGHTEVMLLLVQGYGASVNERDNDGKKAYHYLGKGVSDEVRALLGRPKHNKYRKKTEYEEYREQLKGFNNTISKLFQPHTGKKQKSTRFSHDW; from the coding sequence GGAGTCAGATCAACTGCAGCGATCCCGCGGAAAAGCAGCACAATAGGGAGCTTTTCAAGAGTCTGGTGAACAGCGTCGCTGTGGTCAGACAGATCGACGAGGTAAAGTTTGTAGTGGTGAAAAAGAGGTACCAGGACTTTGTTAAAGAGGTGGAGCACGATGCCTCGCAGAAAGTGCAGATGGATGACAGCTTCTCAAGTCAAAATACGAGCTTTTCGTACACATCTCCTAATCGACCCGAGTCAAAGATGCTCCAGGCAGACATGGAGAACAATAATGTGTGCTGCCCCTCACTCACAAATGGTAGTTATTGCAGTGATGCCAAACGCATGTCCGTGGGAAGCATGCAGAAACAGAGGCCTTTATCAACAAGTAGTCCGGACACAACTACTGTCAAAATCCTGAATATCTCCGGGGATCAAGCCAGCAGAGCGGGGAAATCTGGACCAGTGTTCGCTGTTATAGCAGTAAAATCCCCCCAAAGAGTGTCTGCACCAGTGACACAGGATGGATGGCATTCCCAAGAGCCTCTACATGAAACTTCAGAGAAACCAATCACACCATCAGTGCCAAATCTGAATTCTTACTTTCCAGCTTGCATGAAAGATGCATTAAGTGACTCCAAATGttggaaaaacagacagacagatgacatGCAGCCCCCAAGCTTTCCTCAGGGGAGGCCCCAAAACAAGACCACAAAACAAGGGGATGATGCCAAGTACTCTGAGTCGGTGCCTTTGGAACCATTAGCTCATGAGTGGCTGGTAAAGTGTGCTGCTGGACTGTGGGGGCAAATCTATGTTTTGCTGCTGCAGGACACTCGTTTAGCACAGAAGAAAGACTTCATGTCAGGTTTCACAGCGCTGCACTGGACTGCCAAGGACGGCAACAGTGAGATGATCCATAAGCTGATGGACATCTCCGGGAAAAGAGGCACTTATATCAACATCAACAGTAAAGCACACGGAGGATACACACCTTTGCACATCGCAGCCATACACGGCCACACTGAGGTGATGCTTCTGCTTGTGCAAGGATATGGAGCCAGCGTAAATGAAAGAGATAACGATGGTAAGAAGGCCTACCACTACCTGGGCAAAGGGGTGTCGGATGAGGTCAGGGCACTGCTGGGAAGACCGAAGCACAACAAGTACAGGAAGAAGACTGAATATGAGGAATATAGAGAGCAGCTGAAAGGCTTCAACAACACCATTAGTAAACTGTTCCAGCCTCACACAGGGAAGAAACAAAAATCAACAAGGTTTTCTCATGACTGGTGA
- the rufy1 gene encoding RUN and FYVE domain-containing protein 1 — protein MADESGEVEVNTAVEDGEEKEQQDEPQVSGAETDGEAGDSNGQGRTEKSAPETAAESSWSAPILSLARKATETISSGVSYAAAPRNPAPTPAASSPAEGDPGNELNNTSKKLPVLPPKDPMAIERSNLLSMMKLSIKVLIQSSLSLGRTLDSEYPPLQQFFVVLEHCLKHGLKAKKSFIGQNKSIWGPLELVEKLCPESVNIATSARDLPGIKTGVGRGRAWLHLALMQKKVADYMKALLDRKDLLSEFYDSGALMMEEEGAVIGGLLVGLNVIDANLCIKGEDLDSQVGVIDFSLYLKDPANSEAAKDDNKMTAILDQKHYIEELNRHLSGTVTDLQAKMDSLEKTNSKLVEELTAATDRINSLREEQEQLRKENDTILQSSQKKEEAALQDSQVELETYKQTRQGLDEMYNVVWTQYKEEKRIRQELERELELQVGMKQEMEVAMKLLEKDTHEKQDTLAALRLQLDQVKTLNLQMFHKAQDSEREAEKKQAEAVQLEQKMDEMEKVMNELEQRLQNSEQERRKSDESDKDMRVELEGKVDGLQKQLTDLDTLRLGLENDLRTEREQRQGLQKALQREQDNSIELRTQLQQLQGLHTELEDLKQEKKQLQQKCEQQEQALQEMGLHLSQSKLKMEDFKEVNKALKGHAWLKDDEATQCKQCQKEFSIARRKHHCRNCGDIYCNNCSGNELALPSYPRPVRVCDMCHSLLLQRSSSTVS, from the exons ATGGCAGACGAGTCAGGGGAAGTAGAAGTAAACACAGCTGTTGAGGATGGCGAAGAAAAGGAACAGCAAGATGAGCCCCAAGTATCTGGAGCCGAGACAGACGGAGAGGCTGGCGACAGCAACGGACAGGGTCGGACCGAGAAGTCGGCTCCGGAGACAGCGGCGGAGAGCAGTTGGTCGGCTCCCATCCTGTCCCTGGCTCGGAAGGCCACGGAGACGATTAGCAGCGGGGTGAGCTACGCTGCTGCCCCGAGAAACCCCGCACCGACACCCGCTGCGAGTTCCCCGGCAGAGGGGGATCCCGGGAATGAGCTCAACAATACTTCAAAAAAGCTTCCAG TGCTGCCCCCTAAAGACCCAATGGCAATAGAAAGATCCAACCTCCTCAGCATGATGAAGTTGAGCATCAAGGTATTAATCCAGTCCTCGCTGAGTCTGGGCAGGACGCTGGATTCGGAGTACCCTCCCCTGCAGCAgttctttgttgttttggaGCATTGCCTCAAACATGGATTGAAAG CCAAGAAGTCCTTCATCGGTCAGAACAAGTCCATTTGGGGACCTTTGGAGCTGGTTGAAAAGTTGTGTCCGGAGTCTGTTAATATTGCCACAAGTGCTAGAGACCTGCCCGGCATTAA GACTGGTGTGGGGAGAGGACGGGCGTGGCTACATTTAGCACTCATGCAAAAGAAAGTTGCCGACTACATGAAAGCCCTGCTGGACCGAAAAGATCTCCTGAG TGAGTTTTATGACTCTGGAGCGTTGAtgatggaggaagagggggCAGTGATTGGGGGACTGCTTGTGGGTCTCAACGTAATTGACGCTAACCTCTGTATTAAAGGGGAGGATCTTGATTCTCAG GTGGGGGTCATCGACTTCTCCCTTTACCTGAAAGACCCTGCCAACAGTGAGGCTGCAAAGGA tgataACAAGATGACAGCCATCTTAGACCAGAAGCATTACATTGAAGAGTTAAATCGTCATCTTAGTGGCACCGTCACTGACCTTCAGGCTAAGATGGACTCTCTAGAGAAGACAAACAGCAAACTTGTAGAGGAG ctgacaGCAGCGACTGACAGAATCAACTCTTTGCGAGAAGAACAGGAACAGCTGAGAAAGGAGAATGATACAATCTTGCAGTCCAGCCAGAAAAAGGAAGAG GCAGCGCTTCAAGACAGCCAGGTGGAGCTGGAGACGTACAAACAAACTCGACAGGGCCTGGATGAGATGTACAATGTGGTGTGGACACAGTACAAAGAGGAAAAGCGCATTCGCCAG GAGCTGGAGCGTGAGTTGGAGCTGCAGGTGGGGATGAAGCAGGAGATGGAGGTGGCCATGAAGCTGCTGGAGAAGGACACACACGAGAAACAGGACACACTGGCAGCCCTGCGACTCCAGCTCGACCAAGTCAAGACTCTTAACCTTCAGATGTTCCACAAAGCACAG GACTCTGAACGAGAAGCAGAGAAGAAACAGGCGGAGGCTGTGCAGCTTGAGCAGAAGATGGATGAAATGGAGAAGGTGATGAACGAACTAGAGCAGag ACTACAGAACTCGGAGCAGGAGCGCAGAAAGAGCGACGAGTCAGACAAAGACATGAGGGTGGAGCTGGAGGGAAAGGTGGATGGTTTGCAAAAACAATTGACTGACCTGGACACACTAAG ACTGGGTTTGGAGAACGATCTGCGCACTGAGAGGGAGCAGAGACAAGGACTGCAGAAAGCTCTGCAGAGGGAGCAGGACAACAGTATTGAACTCCGCACACAGCTGCAACAACTGCAGGGCCTGCACACG GAGCTGGAGGATCTGAAGCAGGAAaagaagcagctgcagcagaagtGTGAGCAGCAGGAACAGGCGTTACAAGAGATGGGACTACATCTCAGCCA gtCTAAACTCAAGATGGAGGACTTCAAGGAGGTCAACAAAGCcctaaag GGCCACGCCTGGTTGAAAGATGACGAGGCAACACAATGCAAGCAGTGCCAGAAGGAGTTCTCCATCGCACGCAGAAAG caCCACTGTAGAAACTGTGGAGACATTTACTGCAACAATTGCTCTGGTAACGAGCTGGCCTTACCCTCCTATCCTCGACCTGTGCGGGTTTGTGACATGTGCCACTCCCTCCTGCTGCAGAGAAGCTCGTCCACAGTTTCCTGA
- the hnrnph1 gene encoding heterogeneous nuclear ribonucleoprotein H isoform X1 has protein sequence MADEGYVVRIRGLPWSCSVDEVQRFFSDCKIVSNGSGIHFTYTREGRPSGEAFVEMETEDDLKIAVKKDRETMGHRYVEVFKSNNVEMDWVMKHTGPNCPETAGDGLVRLRGLPFGCSKEEIVQFFSGLEIVPNGITLPVDIQGRSTGEAFVQFASQDIAEKALKKHKERIGHRYIEIFKSSRAEVRTHYEPQRKPMGMQRPGPYDRPSGGRGYNMMGRGGSYDRMRRGGYGGGVSDGRYGDGGSSFQSTTGHCVHMRGLPYRATETDIYNFFSPLNPVRVHIEIGPDGRVTGEADVEFATHEDAVAAMSKDKANMQHRYVELFLNSTAGGSNGAYSSQMMGGMGNQSSYSGGQLSSGYSGGYSSQGNMGGYSDYSNQGGMGSSYYGSGGGGGSRGSMNGLSGGWGM, from the exons ATGGCTGATGAGGGATATGTTGTGCGAATCAGGGGTCTCCCGTGGTCCTGCTCTGTGGATGAAGTACAGAGGTTTTTCTCAg attGTAAAATTGTGAGCAATGGAAGCGGCATCCACTTCACCTACACAAGAGAGGGGCGTCCCAGTGGAGAGGCATTCGTCGAGATGGAGACAGAGGATGATCTTAAGATTGCagtgaagaaggacagagaaactATGGGTCACAGATATGTAGAGG TGTTCAAATCCAACAACGTTGAGATGGACTGGGTCATGAAGCACACTGGTCCAAACTGTCCAGAGACAGCAGGAGATGGGCTCGTCCGGCTCCGAGGTCTTCCCTTTGGCTGCAGCAAGGAGGAGATTGTACAGTTTTTCTCAG GGTTGGAAATCGTGCCAAATGGGATAACATTGCCGGTGGACATCCAGGGGAGGAGTACGGGGGAGGCCTTCGTGCAGTTTGCTTCACAGGATATAGCTGAAAAGGCTCTAAAGAAACACAAGGAAAGAATAGGGCACAG GTACATTGAGATCTTCAAGAGTAGCCGTGCTGAGGTGCGGACCCACTACGAGCCCCAGCGGAAGCCTATGGGCATGCAGAGACCTGGCCCCTATGACCGGCCGTCTGGTGGTCGCGGCTACAACATGATGGGCCGAGGGGGATCCTATGACAGAATGCGTCGCGGAGGCTATGGAGGAG GTGTATCGGATGGACGGTATGGCGACGGTGGGTCTTCCTTCCAGAGCACAACAGGCCACTGTGTCCACATGAGGGGGCTGCCGTACAGAGCCACAGAGACAGACATCTACAAT tTCTTCTCGCCGTTGAATCCTGTGCGGGTCCATATCGAGATTGGCCCGGACGGCAGGGTGACCGGGGAGGCAGATGTCGAGTTTGCAACACATGAGGATGCTGTGGCAGCCATGTCCAAAGACAAAGCCAACATGC AGCACCGCTATGTGGAGCTGTTCTTAAACTCAACAGCAGGTGGCAGTAACGGCGCCTACAGCAGCCAGATGATGGGTGGGATGG GGAACCAGTCGTCTTACAGCGGCGGCCAGCTGAGCTCAGGGTATTCTGGTGGATATAGCAGCCAAGGAAATATGGGAGGCTACAGTGACTATA GTAACCAGGGCGGAATGGGAAGCAGTTACTACGGCAGCGGTGGAGGAGGCGGCAGCAGAGGCTCTATGAATGGACTGAGCGGGGGATGGGGAAtgtag
- the hnrnph1 gene encoding heterogeneous nuclear ribonucleoprotein H isoform X2, with amino-acid sequence MADEGYVVRIRGLPWSCSVDEVQRFFSDCKIVSNGSGIHFTYTREGRPSGEAFVEMETEDDLKIAVKKDRETMGHRYVEVFKSNNVEMDWVMKHTGPNCPETAGDGLVRLRGLPFGCSKEEIVQFFSGLEIVPNGITLPVDIQGRSTGEAFVQFASQDIAEKALKKHKERIGHRYIEIFKSSRAEVRTHYEPQRKPMGMQRPGPYDRPSGGRGYNMMGRGGSYDRMRRGGYGGGVSDGRYGDGGSSFQSTTGHCVHMRGLPYRATETDIYNFFSPLNPVRVHIEIGPDGRVTGEADVEFATHEDAVAAMSKDKANMQHRYVELFLNSTAGGSNGAYSSQMMGGMGNQSSYSGGQLSSGYSGGYSSQGNMGGYSDYIR; translated from the exons ATGGCTGATGAGGGATATGTTGTGCGAATCAGGGGTCTCCCGTGGTCCTGCTCTGTGGATGAAGTACAGAGGTTTTTCTCAg attGTAAAATTGTGAGCAATGGAAGCGGCATCCACTTCACCTACACAAGAGAGGGGCGTCCCAGTGGAGAGGCATTCGTCGAGATGGAGACAGAGGATGATCTTAAGATTGCagtgaagaaggacagagaaactATGGGTCACAGATATGTAGAGG TGTTCAAATCCAACAACGTTGAGATGGACTGGGTCATGAAGCACACTGGTCCAAACTGTCCAGAGACAGCAGGAGATGGGCTCGTCCGGCTCCGAGGTCTTCCCTTTGGCTGCAGCAAGGAGGAGATTGTACAGTTTTTCTCAG GGTTGGAAATCGTGCCAAATGGGATAACATTGCCGGTGGACATCCAGGGGAGGAGTACGGGGGAGGCCTTCGTGCAGTTTGCTTCACAGGATATAGCTGAAAAGGCTCTAAAGAAACACAAGGAAAGAATAGGGCACAG GTACATTGAGATCTTCAAGAGTAGCCGTGCTGAGGTGCGGACCCACTACGAGCCCCAGCGGAAGCCTATGGGCATGCAGAGACCTGGCCCCTATGACCGGCCGTCTGGTGGTCGCGGCTACAACATGATGGGCCGAGGGGGATCCTATGACAGAATGCGTCGCGGAGGCTATGGAGGAG GTGTATCGGATGGACGGTATGGCGACGGTGGGTCTTCCTTCCAGAGCACAACAGGCCACTGTGTCCACATGAGGGGGCTGCCGTACAGAGCCACAGAGACAGACATCTACAAT tTCTTCTCGCCGTTGAATCCTGTGCGGGTCCATATCGAGATTGGCCCGGACGGCAGGGTGACCGGGGAGGCAGATGTCGAGTTTGCAACACATGAGGATGCTGTGGCAGCCATGTCCAAAGACAAAGCCAACATGC AGCACCGCTATGTGGAGCTGTTCTTAAACTCAACAGCAGGTGGCAGTAACGGCGCCTACAGCAGCCAGATGATGGGTGGGATGG GGAACCAGTCGTCTTACAGCGGCGGCCAGCTGAGCTCAGGGTATTCTGGTGGATATAGCAGCCAAGGAAATATGGGAGGCTACAGTGACTATA ttagGTAA